In Ascochyta rabiei chromosome 2, complete sequence, one genomic interval encodes:
- a CDS encoding Pre-mRNA-splicing factor cef1: MVVTKVGQWSNVEDEVLKAAISKYGLNQWARCASLLAKKTAKQCKARWNEWLDPSIKKTEWSREDDEKLLTMAKLLPTQWRTIAPIVGRTATQCLERYQKLLDEQESRESGDLSLAGPEGGESAAPTADEVRRLRPGEVDAYSESRPARPDAIDMDEEDKEMLSEARARLANVSGKKAKRKARERQLDESRRLALLQKRRELKAAGINIKITPKKGNHIDYNADVPLEKEVPAGFFDTVEELDSNERQRESFDPRKQQLANKRKADQQDDGGESKKKKKEEKSGGLAASYAKAAQMQKIREAEQSSKRRGLVLPAPQVGEAEIEDIVKMGMLGERAVTGVGSDNVATQGLVGNYSSIVSGTPIRTPMAPKEEDTIANEARNARLRTETQSALLGGENPDFEEDEAPASLSAPSTRHQIVTPNPMATPYRQGQVGATPMRQGPGATPIRTPRDTLRLNGEDGAMQLVGQTPRDIRLREQAKRSDLKSRLAALPKPKEESWEFELPDEAAEPQPVQLSEEDAAERDRRAREAREAAERAEFARQTQVVQRFLPRPSVVDIDALMKRALSFSDPVEREVEVEMAHLIAHDVQKFGSGRVTGAVKPLQKHSDDALRAAKMELALEYALQSSSDKAQFATDFSSSWTNLHGSTVLPGIAGYEEDEIDEHQLLIEAFDASQDSIVTNAEQANRLEKNLAKHHGGYSARARLLRDKIAHAHAALASHRCDVDSQRTMQYAEQLAIARRLESLRDEVSFVTRREREAQELYRSRRDELDSLLQQQQQQQTVNGVVQ, encoded by the coding sequence ATGGTCGTCACCAAGGTCGGACAGTGGAGCAACGTCGAGGACGAGGTGCTCAAGGCGGCCATATCGAAATATGGCCTGAACCAGTGGGCGCGATGCGCCTCGCTGCTCGCGAAAAAGACGGCCAAGCAGTGCAAAGCGCGATGGAACGAATGGCTCGACCCCTCGATCAAGAAGACGGAATGGTCGCGCGAGGACGACGAGAAGCTGTTGACCATGGCCAAGCTGCTCCCCACCCAATGGCGCACCATCGCCCCGATCGTCGGCCGGACCGCGACACAGTGCTTGGAGCGATACCAGAAATTGCTGGACGAGCAGGAGTCGAGGGAGAGCGGCGACCTGAGCTTGGCCGGCCCTGAGGGAGGAGAGTCGGCCGCACCCACCGCCGACGAGGTCCGGAGACTGCGCCCTGGCGAAGTCGATGCCTACTCGGAGAGCCGGCCCGCAAGGCCTGACGCCATCGACATGGACGAGGAGGACAAGGAGATGCTGTCTGAAGCACGTGCGCGTCTGGCCAACGTTAGCGGAAAGAAGGCAAAGCGCAAGGCGCGCGAGAGGCAACTGGACGAGTCCCGCCGACTTGCGCTGCTCCAGAAGCGACGCGAGCTCAAGGCGGCCGGCATCAACATCAAGATCACACCAAAGAAGGGCAATCACATCGACTACAACGCTGACGTACCTCTTGAGAAGGAGGTGCCCGCCGGCTTCTTCGACACCGTGGAGGAGCTCGATAGCAACGAGCGGCAGAGAGAGTCTTTCGACCCGCGGAAACAGCAACTCGCAAACAAGCGCAAGGCAGATCAGCAGGACGATGGAGGAGAGagcaagaagaaaaagaaggaagaaaaGTCAGGAGGGCTTGCAGCGTCCTACGCAAAGGCTGCGCAGATGCAGAAGATTCGCGAGGCGGAGCAGAGCAGCAAGCGACGCGGTCTGGTGCTGCCAGCGCCGCAGGTCGGCGAGGCTGAGATAGAGGACATTGTCAAGATGGGCATGCTGGGAGAACGAGCCGTTACTGGGGTCGGCAGTGACAATGTCGCAACACAAGGCTTGGTTGGTAATTACTCTAGCATCGTCAGCGGTACACCCATTCGCACACCGATGGCACCGAAGGAAGAGGATACAATTGCGAACGAGGCACGCAACGCTCGTCTACGCACAGAGACACAATCTGCACTGCTAGGAGGCGAAAATCCCGACTTTGAAGAGGATGAGGCGCCGGCCTCGTTGTCTGCGCCCTCGACACGACACCAGATCGTCACACCGAACCCCATGGCAACCCCATACCGACAAGGCCAGGTAGGTGCCACGCCCATGCGTCAAGGGCCGGGAGCAACGCCAATACGCACACCCCGAGACACATTGCGTCTGAACGGTGAAGATGGCGCAATGCAGCTTGTCGGACAGACACCGCGCGATATCAGACTCCGGGAGCAGGCAAAACGATCAGACTTGAAGAGTAGACTCGCCGCCCTCCCCAAACCAAAAGAAGAGAGCTGGGAATTCGAACTACCCGATGAAGCCGCCGAACCCCAACCCGTACAACTCAGCGAAGAAGACGCTGCCGAACGCGACCGCCGCGCACGAGAAGCAAGAGAAGCAGCCGAGCGCGCCGAATTCGCCCGCCAGACACAAGTTGTTCAGCGTTTCCTCCCTCGCCCATCCGTTGTCGACATCGACGCACTCATGAAGCGTGCACTTTCTTTCTCGGACCCCGTCGAGCGTGAAGTCGAAGTAGAAATGGCGCACCTGATTGCCCACGACGTGCAGAAGTTCGGATCCGGTCGTGTCACAGGAGCGGTAAAGCCGCTGCAGAAGCACTCGGACGATGCGCTACGAGCAGCAAAAATGGAACTTGCTCTCGAGTACGCCCTGCAGTCATCATCAGACAAAGCGCAATTCGCCACCGACTTTTCGTCCTCGTGGACCAACCTGCACGGCTCCACCGTCCTCCCCGGCATCGCAGGCTACGAAGAAGACGAAATCGACGAGCACCAACTCCTCATCGAAGCCTTCGACGCCAGCCAGGACTCGATCGTCACCAACGCTGAGCAGGCGAACCGCCTCGAAAAGAACCTCGCAAAGCACCACGGCGGGTACAGCGCGCGCGCGCGCCTGCTGCGCGACAAAATCGCCCACGCACACG